Proteins encoded together in one Luteimonas fraxinea window:
- a CDS encoding alpha/beta hydrolase family protein gives MRVPDAPTRRLLWLPAMGVPAKHYLPFADALAARDIAVGLHEWRGIGSSSLRAGRTHDWGYRELLADIARSEAALDDAVPGATRVIGGHSLGGQLACCHLALQPDAADALWLVASGAPYWRAFPPRVRYTLPPLYRFMAWLARTRGVLPGRRLRFAGNESRGVIADWTRSGLRGRYAAAGVDVDIDAAMARVDVPVRAAWLDDDWLGPPSSLRFLLGKLGSADTAIDGFDAARLGAKADHFALMRAPDAIAAWLADT, from the coding sequence ATGCGCGTGCCCGACGCGCCGACGCGCCGGCTGTTGTGGCTGCCGGCGATGGGCGTGCCCGCGAAGCATTACCTGCCGTTCGCCGACGCGCTGGCTGCGCGCGACATCGCCGTCGGCCTGCACGAATGGCGCGGCATCGGCTCGAGCAGCCTGCGCGCCGGCCGCACGCACGACTGGGGCTACCGCGAACTGCTCGCCGACATCGCGCGCAGCGAGGCAGCGCTGGATGACGCCGTGCCGGGCGCGACGCGCGTCATCGGCGGGCACAGCCTCGGCGGGCAGCTCGCCTGTTGCCATCTCGCGCTGCAACCCGATGCGGCCGACGCGCTGTGGCTGGTCGCCAGCGGCGCGCCCTACTGGCGCGCGTTCCCGCCGCGCGTGCGCTACACGTTGCCACCGCTGTACCGCTTCATGGCGTGGCTCGCGCGTACGCGCGGCGTGCTGCCGGGGCGCCGGCTGCGCTTCGCCGGCAATGAGTCGCGCGGCGTGATCGCCGACTGGACGCGCAGCGGATTGCGCGGGCGTTATGCGGCAGCCGGCGTGGATGTCGACATCGATGCGGCGATGGCGCGTGTCGATGTGCCCGTCCGCGCGGCGTGGCTCGACGACGACTGGCTCGGCCCGCCGTCGTCGCTGCGTTTCCTGCTCGGCAAACTCGGCAGCGCGGACACCGCGATCGATGGTTTCGACGCCGCGCGCCTGGGTGCGAAGGCCGACCATTTCGCGTTGATGCGCGCACCGGACGCGATCGCCGCCTGGCTCGCCGACACCTGA
- the thiD gene encoding bifunctional hydroxymethylpyrimidine kinase/phosphomethylpyrimidine kinase, with the protein MTDPSAPRPPSVLTIAGSDSGGGAGIQADLKTFAAHGVHGLSAIAALTAQHTRGVTAVHAPPIQFLRAQIDACFDDFDVRAVKIGMLATAEIVDAVADALALCPDVPVVLDPVMIATSGAKLLDDDALGALRTRLIPRARVLTPNLPEAELLLGRRIAAGPDAEAALAALRALGAHGVLLKGGHLDEGDEVVDRYADAGAAFAHRAPRLEIDGHGTGCTLSSAIAARLALGDDAATACRAGINYVHRAMRDAYRPGRSAVSVLGHLGPLAS; encoded by the coding sequence ATGACCGATCCGTCCGCGCCCCGCCCGCCTTCCGTGCTCACGATCGCCGGTTCCGATTCCGGCGGTGGCGCCGGCATCCAGGCCGACCTCAAGACCTTCGCCGCGCACGGCGTGCACGGCCTGTCCGCGATCGCCGCGTTGACCGCGCAGCACACCCGCGGCGTCACCGCGGTGCACGCGCCGCCCATCCAATTTCTGCGCGCGCAGATCGACGCCTGTTTCGACGACTTCGACGTGCGTGCGGTGAAGATCGGCATGCTCGCGACCGCGGAGATCGTCGACGCCGTGGCCGACGCGCTGGCGCTGTGTCCCGACGTGCCGGTGGTGCTGGACCCGGTGATGATCGCGACCTCGGGGGCGAAGCTGCTCGACGACGACGCGCTTGGCGCGCTGCGCACACGCCTGATTCCGCGCGCACGCGTGCTGACACCGAATCTGCCGGAAGCCGAACTGCTGCTCGGCCGCCGCATCGCCGCCGGCCCCGACGCCGAAGCCGCACTTGCGGCGCTGCGCGCGCTCGGCGCCCACGGCGTGCTGCTCAAGGGCGGCCATCTCGATGAAGGCGACGAAGTCGTGGATCGCTACGCCGATGCCGGTGCGGCCTTCGCACATCGCGCGCCGCGGCTCGAGATCGACGGCCACGGCACCGGCTGCACGCTGTCGTCGGCGATCGCCGCACGCCTCGCGCTGGGCGACGACGCCGCGACTGCATGCCGCGCCGGCATCAACTACGTGCACCGCGCAATGCGCGACGCCTACCGCCCCGGGCGCAGTGCGGTCAGCGTGCTCGGCCATCTGGGCCCGCTCGCGTCGTGA
- a CDS encoding PhoH family protein encodes MTKGKRVYVLDTNVLMHDPTALFKFEEHDVYLPMQVIEELDNGKKGTTEASRNARQVSRFLNELIEAAGSDQIATGLPLLRPQGLQLRGAQSVGKLRFQTTTPSEDPTSFGAAAPDNRILGAILDLVRTEPDYPVVFVSKDINLRIKAAIAGIPNEDYENDRALDDFSLLYTGATALPADFWTIHGKDLRSWTDKGRTYYDLSVSEEDGWYANQFLYLPGDEESEFRVTKVEDGRATLQIVDDFRHSQHAVWGINARNREQNFALNALMDPEVDFVTLLGTAGTGKTLLALAAGLAQTMDQQRYREIIMTRATVSVGEDIGFLPGTEEEKMTPWMGALTDNLEVLTHNQEGGSWGRAATNDLLASRIKIRSMNFMRGRTFLSRYLILDEAQNLTPKQMKTLITRAGPGTKIVCLGNVEQIDTPYLTETTSGLTYAVDRFKNWAHSAHVTLRRGERSRLADFASEVL; translated from the coding sequence ATGACCAAAGGCAAGCGCGTCTACGTTCTCGACACCAACGTGCTCATGCACGATCCCACGGCGCTGTTCAAGTTCGAGGAGCACGATGTCTACCTGCCGATGCAGGTGATCGAAGAACTCGATAACGGCAAGAAAGGCACTACCGAGGCCAGCCGCAATGCGCGGCAGGTCAGCCGCTTTCTCAACGAACTGATCGAAGCGGCGGGCAGCGACCAGATCGCGACCGGCCTGCCGTTGCTGCGTCCGCAGGGCCTGCAGCTGCGCGGCGCGCAGAGCGTCGGCAAACTGCGGTTCCAGACCACGACGCCCAGCGAAGACCCGACCTCGTTCGGCGCAGCCGCGCCCGACAACCGGATCCTCGGCGCGATCCTCGACCTGGTGCGTACCGAGCCGGATTACCCGGTCGTGTTCGTCTCGAAGGACATCAACCTCCGGATCAAGGCGGCGATCGCCGGCATTCCCAACGAGGACTACGAGAACGACCGCGCGCTCGACGATTTCAGCCTGCTCTACACCGGCGCAACGGCGTTGCCGGCGGATTTCTGGACGATCCACGGCAAGGACCTGCGTTCGTGGACCGACAAGGGCCGCACGTATTACGACCTCTCGGTATCGGAAGAAGACGGCTGGTACGCGAACCAGTTCCTGTACCTGCCGGGTGACGAGGAATCCGAGTTCCGCGTAACGAAGGTGGAAGACGGCCGCGCGACGCTGCAGATCGTCGACGACTTCCGCCACAGCCAGCACGCGGTGTGGGGCATCAACGCGCGCAACCGCGAGCAGAATTTCGCGCTCAACGCACTGATGGATCCGGAAGTCGACTTCGTCACGCTGCTCGGCACCGCCGGCACCGGCAAGACGCTGCTCGCACTCGCGGCAGGGCTGGCGCAGACGATGGACCAGCAGCGCTACCGCGAGATCATCATGACCCGCGCGACGGTCAGCGTCGGAGAGGACATCGGTTTCCTGCCCGGCACGGAAGAGGAAAAGATGACGCCGTGGATGGGCGCGCTGACCGACAATCTCGAAGTGTTGACGCACAACCAGGAAGGCGGCAGCTGGGGCCGCGCGGCGACCAACGATCTGCTGGCGTCGCGCATCAAGATCCGCTCGATGAACTTCATGCGCGGGCGCACGTTCCTGTCGCGGTATCTGATCCTCGACGAGGCGCAGAACCTCACGCCCAAGCAGATGAAGACATTGATCACCCGCGCCGGTCCCGGCACGAAGATCGTGTGTCTGGGCAACGTCGAACAGATCGACACGCCCTACCTTACCGAAACGACGTCGGGCCTGACCTACGCGGTCGACCGCTTCAAGAACTGGGCGCACAGCGCGCACGTGACGCTGCGTCGGGGCGAGCGTTCGCGCCTGGCCGACTTCGCGTCCGAAGTGCTTTGA
- a CDS encoding peroxiredoxin, producing MSGTRKKLAKATLQLPLALSGGAKATLADHAGRWLVLYFYPKDSTPGCTTEGLDFSALLPQFQALDADVLGVSRDSVKSHDNFCAKQGFAFPLVSDADEALCRAFDVIREKNMYGRTVLGIERSTFLIDPDGRIAAEWRKVRVPGHAQAVLDALQAAQSQ from the coding sequence ATGAGCGGAACACGCAAGAAGCTCGCAAAGGCCACCCTGCAGCTGCCACTGGCGCTGTCGGGCGGCGCGAAGGCCACACTGGCCGACCACGCCGGACGCTGGCTCGTCCTCTACTTCTACCCGAAGGATTCCACGCCCGGTTGTACGACCGAGGGCCTGGATTTCAGCGCGCTGTTGCCGCAGTTCCAGGCGCTCGACGCCGACGTGCTGGGCGTCTCGCGCGACTCGGTGAAATCACACGACAATTTCTGCGCCAAGCAGGGCTTCGCGTTTCCGCTGGTCAGCGATGCGGACGAAGCCTTGTGTCGCGCGTTCGACGTGATCCGCGAGAAGAACATGTATGGCCGGACCGTGCTGGGCATCGAGCGCAGCACGTTCCTGATCGATCCCGACGGCCGCATCGCGGCCGAATGGCGCAAGGTCCGCGTGCCGGGCCATGCGCAGGCCGTACTCGACGCACTGCAGGCTGCGCAGTCGCAGTGA